The Hippopotamus amphibius kiboko isolate mHipAmp2 chromosome 13, mHipAmp2.hap2, whole genome shotgun sequence sequence CCTCAGCGGTTCCCAGGGAGTGTCACCTGCCCCTTCCAGTCCAGGGGCCATTTTCTTCTGTGGAAACCACTGAATGGCCCAAGGGCAACAGGACTCAATGGGAAGTAAGCTCCCAAGGAACACGGCGGGAGCAGATACCCAGCAAACAACAATCCCAAGAGAAACCAAACTCTGGTTCTTGCATTTGGCTGAGAGAAGGGCCAACCAGCTTGCCCCTCATGCTTTTCAGGgcagcaaaatatatttttggagcCTGTCAGGATGTGCACCCGCTTTATGGATATATGCAAAACACAGCATTTCCCAGATGCAGCCGAAACCCTTTATTGGAGCCACCCTCCTAATGCCAACAGTCACTGGTCGTttcctggggggcgggggtgcatCCCGAGTGGGAGCTGAGGGCCGTTACAGTACAAGTGAATGCAGAGATTTGTGGTAGCTGCCTCTTAGCAAAGGGTCTTCCCTGGCGCCCAGGCACGGGGGCAtcgtggtggggcagggggcagagggaaggccACTGCGCTTCCGCTTCCGTGGtggactgtcttttctctctggcttcccTATTCTGTGTGCACCCGTCTCGGGGGGAACAGCAGTCCTCAGAAAGAGCTCCCCTGCCCCGCCATCCCTTTCGCCCACCTGGCCTCACACTTCTTTCCGCAGCATCACCTTGATGTTGCTGCAGACCTGGCCCAGGGCGGCGAAGAGCGGGTTGCAGAAGGTGCGGATGCAGAGCGAGTAGATGTGGCTGATGCACTGGATCTCGATCAGGTAGCTCTTGATGCAGGGCACCACCGCCCAGATGTGGCAGAAGGAGATGCAGGCGAACAGGAAGCCCCAGAGCAGGGCCAGTGGGACGCCCAGCAGCGTGGACAGCAGGCGGTAGCACCAGTACTTGGAGACGGTGAAGGTGGTATAGCTCACCTTCCACACGCCGTCGAAGCTGTAGGTGCCCACGGGCTCCGCGATCACGTCTTCGAAATCCACCTGCGGGGCGGGAGGGGGATCCCTGGTCACAGCATCCATCCACTGCTCAAGCGTCAGAAACCCCTGGGGGGCTTGTTGAACCAGGTGCCTGGGACCCTGCCCCCGGGGTTCGGACCCCAGCAAGTCCAGGGCTTGAGACTGTGCATTTCCGACCAGTTCCCCGGTAACACTGGTGCTGCCCTGGAGTAGTGAGGCACAGGAGCTGGTCCAGTCCCCTTTTTCGTGGGTGGATGAGAGGCCCCCAGGAGCTGAGTAACGTACTTAGAGAAACAAAGTTAGAGACAGGCCGGGAGCCATGGCTCTGAAATTCTATTATTTTACAATCCTAGGGAATTGGACAGTCAGTCATCCCGAAAAGATTTACCGGGTGCCTGCTGATAGGATGGTGAACAGGCAAAggttcctgccctcctggagcttacgGTGGGCAGTTACACCCCAGTGACCAGTGCTCTGATAAGGGAAGGACAGGGGTTGTGTGCACCCACAGGGCGACATTTAACTCTGGGGgtaaggcttcctggaggaggcgacATCTAGCTAACCTGATACCTGGAGGTAGCCGGGGGAGGGAGAGGTTGTGGGCTGGAAAAGTGCGTTTGGGGCACCAGCTGCTATGACCTAGTGGGATAGATGGTGTGTGATCTTGGGGAGGTGTAGGTGCTTCTGGAAGGCCAGGTGCAGGCCCAGGATggccggagggaggctggagaggcCAGGTGGGGCAGGCATGGGGACTTGAGTGCAATGAGAGCCTCTGAGGGCTTTTGCACAGGGAGTGGCTTGGCCGGATCTGAGCTTTTTTTCAgctgaagtataatttacatctaacattatattagtttcagatgttcAAGGTAATGATTTGATTTACTGTGTATTGGGAAATGATCACCACACTGAGtgtagttaacatctgtcaccacacatatTGTAtatgtggtgagaacttttacaGTTTACTCCGTTAGCagtttttaaatatgcaaaacagtattattaactgtagtcaccatgctgtactttacatccccaggacttacgTATCTTATAACTGCacatttgtaccttttgatccctTTCGCCAGCCCCCTTCCCgcctctggaaaccaccagtGTGTTCTCTGCGTCTCTGATCTGAGTTTTTAGCGGCTCTTCCTGGCTGCCTGGGCTGGGGCTGTGCTGCGAAAGTGAGGATGCACGTGGTGGGGAGCTGGATGCAGCCTGGTTTGGGGTGATGGAGGTGGGTAGAGGGAGGTGCACAGGTCTGAGAGCTGTGTTACGTGGTGAGGTGAGGACCACGCCGTCCTGGCGGGTGGAGGCGTCTGTATCTGAGCGCACTTCCTGCAGAGGACGCAGGCGTTGTTCTCTCTGCCCTGGTCCTGCAGTGACCTCAGActttcctctcctgcttcccacccCGTCCCTTCTTTGCAGCTTGGAGGAACGTGGGCACTCAGAGAATCCTGTTCACACATCGCCCTGAAGTGGTGACTGAGGCCCCATttgggaagaggggaaaaaacacagGAGATTGCTTTTAGCCAGGTCACTTTACTAACCTTTCTTGAGCCCCTGCTGTGCGTTAAGCATAGCTACTTTCTTACATGTGGTGTCATTCAGTGGCACTAAGCCTTAGCAGTCCTGTCTGTAAAAGGAGGGCAGTGTGTTCCTGGGCTGTTTTAATAgtagtttgttgaatgaaggcaTGAGTGAATCGGACTAATTGGGGGCGGGGCTGAGGGGGAGTGGGGGCCAGTAAGGCCAGAGCTCAAACTTCAGTCTCCCAGGTGGACTGTTCTCCCACTTGTGGGGGGAGGGATCCTCTCCACGCATAAAGGTATTATCGAAGTTACTTGTCCTTATAAAACAACATAGCCACATTGCAGAAAATTAAGGGactagcaaaaacaaaacaagcatctcccatttgtatttctctggtacTAAAATTACTATTACTTTGGTGTTTTTCTTTCCAGTGTAACTCttttggtggggggagtggaCATGACcatgttgtatgtccagtgttgAGCCCTGTTTTTCTCACATGGCTGGATTCTGAGCTCCTGTGACAGGCCTCAAGTCCCTGGGTTCCCCTGGAGACAGCTGAGGGTGCGGCCCCACATTGGAGGTGGTACACTGATGGGGAGCAGAGTTCACAGGGCGAGATTTCAGGCTGCAGGTGATGTGCAGAAGCTGACTCGGGGAATCAGAGTGCCTCTCAGAACCCTCTCGTAAATCTCAGTCTCCAGCTCTCTCTTCTGGGAGTTCAGCAGAGATCACTTAACCTCTCATACGGCCCCCTGGTTGGAAGGGAAGAGCTGGACGGAAGGATATGAATATGGTCCTCATCTCCTTGGAAGGATAGTCCTTCTTCCTGGAGGGCTTCTAGGAGGTGGTGGGTGGCTGGGAATTTGGGGGCCTGGGAATTTGGAGGCAGAGACGTGGGAGTGGTGTGCCGGATATTTGGAAAAGAAGGCCCAGGTTGGTTGGGGAGCGTCCCATGGCTTTGGAGAGTGGATGAAAAGGGCTGGTATCTTTCTACATCTGGTCTATATGGGCAGAAGTCCAGAGTTGCTGTTTCTTGGGGGAGCTTTCAGATCCCAGAAGCTGGGGAGTGTAGGCCCCAGGGGACCATTCCAACCTTGACCTGGCTACATGCACCATGATTCTGGAGGTTCATTCAAACCCCCAGGGCCTGCATCCTGCTGACTGAGGTGTTCTGACCTCTgcagcccacccctcccccatcacgGCCCTGCCGGGCATGTGCTCGATGCCTCCTAGCACCCAGGCTGGGCTCTGGAGCCTGGTTCGGGCCCCGGCAGTAGAGGGAGGCCTTTCGGCGAGGCGTGTCCCTGCCCTTCAGCAggctctccctctttcctccgCTCTCCCATTCAGCGCCTGGGGCCGCTCCTGCCCTTCCTGTGACTGTCCCTTAGGACCGTGTCTCCCCACTCACAGGTGACCCTGGCCCTGCTTCCTCACTTCCAGCTGGGCAGAGAGGTGCACCTGCACATCCTGATTCTAATCGAAGCTCTCTGTGTGGCCCCAGCCAGGGTCAGACCCCAAGGCAGATGCCCGCTGTCAGGGAAGGTGACTGAACCCTCTGATGTCTGGTGCTTCTTGGCCAGAGAGAGGTTCCCTAAGGTCTCTGCAGCCACCCACTCTGCTCCAGGCAGTCAGCAATTCCCCGGCCCCTCCGCAGCCCGGCCTGCTTTGTTCACTCGTTTCAGCATATTCCTCCATTCAACACATTTGATGATGTGTATCTGGCCTCTAAGAAGTGACAAAGTGGAAGAGAGCCCTTGACTGTGTCACAATGCTGAAGTTTGagtccagctctgcctcttactggctctgtgacctttaGCAAATGTCTTAGCTTTCCTATGCCTTATTATCCTAGATTGTATCTCATTAGGTTTATTGGAGGATTGAATAAGGAAAGACATGTAAATACTCAGAACATTGCCCGGCACAGAATCCCTGATTGCTAACTGTTAGCTGCTGGTGGCTGTGACAGAGTGCTTTTTTCAACAGGAAGCTAAGGTCCCAAAGGTGGGTATGCACACCAGTACAGTTGCTGGTCTGTTGAGTGACTTTGGCAGATAA is a genomic window containing:
- the CAV3 gene encoding caveolin-3, yielding MMAEEHTDLEAQIVKDIHFKEIDLVNRDPKNINEDIVKVDFEDVIAEPVGTYSFDGVWKVSYTTFTVSKYWCYRLLSTLLGVPLALLWGFLFACISFCHIWAVVPCIKSYLIEIQCISHIYSLCIRTFCNPLFAALGQVCSNIKVMLRKEV